The genome window TTGAGACGAGGTATGTCTCCGGCAATGCCGGGAAGAATTAAAACCATTGACAAGATAACAGCGAGACAAGAGACACATAATGTTTTTTTCAATCCTGAAATGTGCAAAAAAGAAACCTCCCTTATGCTATAAATAATATTTAATTATAAGTTTTATAACAGATCTGAAATATTATAGAAGAGAAAATGATATCGATCAACTATTGAAAATATAAGTTTGTCTGGAAAAACTTTACAAATGGGGGGTATATGGACTATAAAGAGAAGGTACGTAGCACTACAAAATGAGAATACAACGGAGAGTAGAAGGAGGGAATATAATGGGAAATTTAAAATTTCATGTGCCAGACATGTCATGTGCTCATTGTGTTAAACGTATAACTACCGCATTGGAGGAAGCTGGGTATAGTGGTTTTAATGTTGATCTCGAGACTAAAACCGTACATATTGAGACGGAAGATCCTCAAAAAATTATGGATATTCTGGATGAAGCTGGGTATTCCGCTAACATTGAAAAATAACGTTGCTATCTTTTAGGAGGTTACATCAGGCATGCATAGTCGTTCTTTTTTTTATAGCGTTGCTGCTTTTGTTTTTGCATTAGGGCCTGTTTTATATCATTGGTATAACGGACCGGCACGAGGAGCTATTCTCCTTTCATGGTCAATTTTACTAGCATGTGTTTGCTTATTGAAGGATCATTATGTTTTTGGAGTTCCTGCTTCAAAAATATTATCGTGGCTGCGAAGGGTGCGGTCCGACAAAGGAGTAGATTTAAGAATTCCTGCTCCCAAAATGGATGTCAGTTCCGTAATGGGAACCTTGGAAGAGATGCTTACTCGCCTTATAGGAACATTTCGTCATATTTCCTTGAGGATTATACGTGGGCTTCACTCTTTTGTGTTTTCTTTTTTTCGTTTGGAACGTGAGCTTTCAGTTTTTTCTGATGCCTTTAATGAAATGACTCAGGAAGTTGAGGAAGGTGTCGATGCTGGTAGCCGTGTTACGGAGGCTATACAAACTCAATATGCAAGTTCAGAAGAAATATCCTCTACAGCCCAATCACTTGCGCAACTTGCTGAAAAGCTTAATCAAACTGTAACTCAAGTTTCTGAAAAAGCAAATGAGGGACAGTTGAAGTTAAGTGGGGCGGAACATTCAATACAAGACTTGGGAGAAGATGTTATGGGAGTTGCTCGCAGAGCGGCTCTTCTTTCTGAAAAAGTTGCATTGATTCAATCTGTTGTTCAGGTTCTTACTGGTATTTCTGATCAGACGAATCTTTTGGCCTTGAATGCTTCGATTGAGGCAGCCCGTGCTGGTGAAGCAGGGCGGGGTTTTGCCGTTGTGGCCGAAGAGGTTAGAAAACTGGCGGAAGAAAGCCGTAAAGCAGCCCTTGATATAGGAACAAACCTGGAGGAACTGGTGGCGGAGGTCCAGGGTGCCTCCGAAGATGCATCGACTATAGTTGGAAGGGTTGAGCAGACTGTTGTGCATGTTTCAGATGCCCTTCAGGGCGTTGGGCAGATTTTGAGTAACGTAACTCATGTCAGTGAGTCTACCCATCAGGTTGCTGCTAGTGCTCAAGAACTTTCAGCATCATCAGAAGAATTAGCAGCTTCTGCCGAGACAGTAAATCATCTTACCGAGCGCATGCAGCAACAATTTAAACTGCTGGGTGAAAATGTAACGACTCTTAACTGTTCTGTGGATAATATGCTCATTTCAAACAAGGAAGGAGGAGAACAGGCACGTTCTCTTCTGCAAGAAATGGCGCAAATACAGGTTGTTGAGCAATGTGACTTTGCTGATATTGCCGATGGAGCTATTAAAGCACACAAGGGATGGATCAAGCGGCTGAAAGAATATCTTGATGGAGGTTCGTGGGATGTGGAAACTGACCCTACTCGTTGTCAATTCGGCATCTTCCTTTCTTTTGTTGAACGTCCAGATGTAATTGATCGTAAGAATTGGAATGAACTTCTTCGCCATCACGATGAACTCCATCACTTGGGACATAAAGTTTTTGAAGCGGCGAAGGAAGGGAATCCTCAGGAAGCACAATATCTCTATGAGAAAGCGTTAGGGATAAGCCAGATTTTAGTAAGAACTTTAGGAGACATGAGTAGTCAGTGCAGGCGGGGAAAAGAATGTCACAAAAATAGCACAGGGTTAATTCCTGTGAGCAGTGCAGAAAATAAATAGCATGGTACAATAATAATTGTTAAATTAAAGCATATAATGAAGCGACGGGAAGGGCCGCTATTTCTTTTTATGAGAAATGCGGCCCTTTTTATATACATGCGTAGGGTATTATGGGATAATAAGTGTTATATCCTATCAATTAACTAGGAATATGAAAGGGAGTTGATTTTTAGCGATGGTCAACAGCGAAAACTCAAAAAAAATATCTTTTTCCGTCACTGGTATGACGTGTGCTACTTGTGCGCGGATTGTTGAAAGATCTCTCAAGAAGGTAGATGGTGTCGTTTTCGCAGGGGTTAATTTAGCAACAGAGACTGCCTTTGTGGTT of Aminobacterium sp. MB27-C1 contains these proteins:
- a CDS encoding CZB domain-containing protein — protein: MAQIQVVEQCDFADIADGAIKAHKGWIKRLKEYLDGGSWDVETDPTRCQFGIFLSFVERPDVIDRKNWNELLRHHDELHHLGHKVFEAAKEGNPQEAQYLYEKALGISQILVRTLGDMSSQCRRGKECHKNSTGLIPVSSAENK
- a CDS encoding heavy-metal-associated domain-containing protein, whose translation is MGNLKFHVPDMSCAHCVKRITTALEEAGYSGFNVDLETKTVHIETEDPQKIMDILDEAGYSANIEK